Part of the Phycisphaerales bacterium genome, CGTCGGCGTGGTCGACGCCGACACGGCCCTGGGCATCGCCGACTGGCGCTGCCAGGAGCGGACGTTCCAACTCGTCAGCCAGGTCGCCGGCCGCGCCGGCCGGGGCGACAAGCCCGGACGCGTCATCGTCCAGACGCTGAGCCCCGACCTGCCCAGCATCCAGGCGGCGGCGAGCCACGACTACGAGCGGTTCGCCACGGACGAGCTCGAGGTCAGGCACCAGGCCCACCTGCCACCCTTCACCAGAGCTGCCTGGATCGTCGCGCGAGACCGCCAGTACGCCAAGGCCGAGGCCCGGGCCTTCGAGATCGCCGGCCTGCTGGCCGAGGCCTTCGAGGACCGGGCCCGGATCGAGGGCCCCGCCCCGGCCCCGCTGGAGCGGGCCCACGACGAGTACCGCGTCGGCCTGGAGGTCTACGCCGCCAGCGCCGCCATCCTGCGGGACGGCCTGCTCAAGATCCGCGCCCAGCACGGCCTGGTCAGCGATGCCAACGTGGCCATCGACGTCGATCCGGTCAGCATCTGGTAGCGCCGGGCAATCCTGTCGGCGAAGTCTGAATCTCTTCCAGTCCGCGCGTCGATACTCTTCCCCGTGATCGTTTACTTCAACGGCCAGTTTCTCCCCGCGGCCGACGCCCATATCAGCGTCTTCGACCGCGGCTTCCTCTTCGGCGACGGCGTCTACGAGGGCGTCCGCGTCTTCGAGAACACCGTGATCTGCCCCGAGCGGCACGTCACTCGCATGGCCGCCGGCCTGGCCGAGGGCCGCGTGCACTGGGACCCGCGCGAACTGCCGGGCATCTGCCTGGAGCTCTGCCGCCGCAACGAGCTGGCCGACGCGTTCATGTACGTCCAGGTCACCCGCGGCACGCCCCCGCCCGGCGAGCCCGTGCGGGCCCGGACCATGACCACCCAGGGCGAGCCCACGGTCTTCGCCTTTTCCACGCCCCAGCCGGCCATGGACCACTACCAGAAGCCGCCGACCACCACGCTGGCCCTCGTCGAGGACCGCCGCTGGAGCCGCGGCCACCTCAAGAGCATCAGCCTGCTGGGCAACGTGCTGGCCGCCTACGACGCCCAGGCCCAGGGCGCCCAGGAAGTGGCCATGCACAAGGACGGCCTGCTCACCGAGGCCTGCGCGAGCAACATCATCGTCTCGGTCGACGGCGGGCTGGCGACGCCCTCACTCGATAGCGCCTCGATCCTCGAGGGCGCCACGCGGGCCCGCTGCCTCGCGCTCGATCCTGGCATCGTCGAGCGGCCCGTGGGCGTCGACGAGCTGTTGCGCGCCGACGAGGTCATGCTCGTGGGCACCACCAGCATCGTCACGAGCGCCCTCGAGATCGACGGCAAGCCCGTCGGCGACGGCACCCCCGGCCCCCGGGCCCAGCGCCTGCTCGACCTGGTGATGGACGATTGCCGGAGCCAGGTCGAAACCGCCCGACGGACCGCCAAAGAAGCCGTCGCGGTCGGCTGATGCCGTCGCTTGAGGGCAAGCGCGTCACCGTCATGGGCCTGGGCCGATTCGGCGGCGGGCTGGGCGTCGCGAAGTGGCTGCACGCCCAGGGCGCCAGCGTGCTGGTCACCGACATGGCCGATGCCGAAGCGCTCGCCGAACAGGTCGCCCAACTGCCCGAAGGCGTGCGCACGTGCCTCGGCGGCCACGACCAGCGCGACTTCACGAGTGCCGACCTCGTCGTCGCCAGCCCGGCCGTCGCCCGGCCCTGGGCGAATCCATACCTGAACGCCGCCACCAGCGCCGGCGTGCCCATCACCACCGAGATCGGCCTGGTGATCGACCGCCTGCCCGAACGCACGCGCGTCATCGGCGTCACCGGCACCGCCGGCAAGAGCACGACGAGCGCCATGATCGCACGGGCTCTGGAAGCGACGGGCCGACGCGTCCACCTCGGCGGCAACATCGGCGGCTCGCTCCTCGAAGCCAACATCCAACCCACAGACTTCATCGTCCTCGAGCTCTCCAGCTTCATGCTCCACTGGCTCGGTCAGCGCGGCTGGTCTCCGGGCACCGCCGTCCTGACCAACCTCTCGCCCAACCACCTCGACTGGCACGAGACCTTCGAGCACTACGAGGCCGCCAAGCGCGCCATCGCCGAGCAGCAGCGGCCGGGTGACCTGCTGCTGTGCGATCGCTGGCCCGAACTGGCGACCGCCACGCGTGTGCGCCCCATCGATGACCTGCCCTCGCTCGCCCTGCCCGGCTCGCACAATCGCACCAACGCCGCCATGGCGCTCGCCGCCGCGACCGCCACCCTCGACCGCCACGGCATCGACTACGACCGCGCGGGCCTCGCCGACGCCATCGCCACGTTCCCGGGCCTGCCGCACCGCCTGCAGCTCGTCGCGAGCCACGCCGGCGTCTCGTTCTACAACGACAGCAAGTGCACGACGCCCGAGGCCACGGCGCTGGCCGTCGACGCGCTCGCCGACCGCACGCCGCGCGAGCGGATCCACCTCGTCGCCGGCGGCGCCGACAAGGGCGTCGATCTCGCGCCCATCGCCGACCTCACGCGCACGCTCGGCTCGCTCCATACCATCGGGGCGACCGGCCCGAGCATCCGCGACCGAGCGGCCGGCGGAAGGGTGACCCACGATGGCACGCTCGAGCGGGCATTCGAGGCGGCGGTGGGGCGGTGCGAGCCGGGCCACGCCGTGCTGCTCAGCCCCGGCTGTGCGTCGTGGGACCAGTTCACCAACTACGAGGCCCGCGGCGCGGCGTTCGTCGATCTGGTGCATCGCTGGATCGCTGCTGATGCTCAGCGCGTGCAGCCCACCCAAGCCGACTGATCCCACGCCGCCCACGCCCGTGTCCGAGCCCGCTCCGGTTCGAACCGAAGTCCCGCCGCCGAAGACCGAGCCGGCCGAGACGATCACGCTCGCCGAGGGGCTGCGGCTCAACCGCGGCGAGCGATGGATCGAGCTCGACGGCTTCGTGCCCATCGATGTGCGCGAGCGGGACCGCACCGGCTACACGCTCGTCCGCTACCTCGAGTGCATCGCCGTCACGCCCACCAGCGGCAAGGACCACGAGGCCCTCATCGTCACCAGCGTCCGCCCCAGCACGATCCACGCCGCCCTCGTCACGCTGGCCCTGGAGCCCGGCGCCCCAGGCAGCGTCTCGTGGGACGGCACGCGCGCCATCATGAACCCTGCCACCGGCGCTCCGGTGCGCGTGACCTACCGCGAGCGCGACGAGCCGCCTCCCGGCGCGCCAATCACCGACTACATCGTCCACGCCGACACGGGCGAATCGTTTGATGCGAAAGCTAACTGGGTATTCGCCGGCTCACTCTTCGAAGGGGACCGCTACGTGGCCGACGCCGAGGGCCTCGTTGTCGGCTTCCACACGTTCGGGAGCGAACTAGTTGCCCTGCGGAGAGCCATGAGCCCCGACTCATTCATCGAAGAACCGCGATGGATCGCTCACCCCGAGCGTACCCCCGAGTTCGGAGATCTCGTGACGATCCGGATCACCGCAGAAGCTTCGCCCGGCTAGGGCCGAACGCGGATAGAGATTTCGCGGGTTGCTTCCTCGCCCGGATCTCGCACGAGCACGGTCATGCGTCGGCCCAGCGAAACGCGCGAGGCGGCCATGGCATCGAGGAACTCGGTGTAGCTATCGATGGTCGTGCCATCGATCTCCACGATCTGCTGGTTTCGCTCGAGTCCAGCCCGCTGAGCGGGCGAGTCGTCCGCGGTCCGCTGCACGTACACGAGCCCCTGGTTGTCCAGGCGGATGTCCAGGCCCAGCACCTCGTCGAGCATCAGCTGCACCGGTCGGCCGATGGCGTTGATCGAGTCGAGCTCGTCGAGTACGACGGTCGCGTCGATGGGGAGGCCATCGCGCCACACCCGTACCGACACTTCCTTGCCCGGCCGCATGGTGTTCACAACGGCGCGCAAGATGTCGGGGGTCGGCACCGGGTGACCGCCGATGCTCTCGATCACGTCGTTGTCCTGGATGCCGGCTCGTTCGGCCGGCCCGCCGCTGGTCACCTGGCCCACGACGACGCCGATCCCGCGGGAGACGCCGGCGTCGACGATCTCTCGCTGCCCGCGGAATCCTCCGCCGAACGCGATGCCGAGCCGGCCCCGAGCCACTTCACCGGTCTCGATGAGCTGATCGGCAATCGACTCGATCGTCGATAGCGGGATCGCAAAGCTGATGCCCGCGCTCTGCCCCTCGCTCGGGTTCGCGAGCGAGTCGCCCGAACGCCCCGTCGCGATGGCCACGTTCATGCCGATCACGCGCCCACGCACGTCGATGAGGGGGCCGCCCGAGTTGCCCGGGTTCACCGCCGCGTCGGTCTGGATGAAGTTCGTGAACGCGCTGCCAGCGGCACCGGTGTTGGGATCGCGGCCGAGACCACTGACGATGCCTTCGCTCATCGAGAACTTGAAGTTGAACGGCGAGCCGAACGCGAACACGCGGTCGCCCTGCTGGGGCATCTCGCCCGTTGCGCGGGGCAATGCCACCAAGCCCGTCGGATCTTCGGCCTTGAGCACCGCAATGTCGGTGAAGACGTCCACACCGACGACGTCGGCATCCATCGTGCGGCCCGTGTAGAGCTGGACGCGGACGACGTCCGAGCCGCCAACGACGTGCGCGTTGGTCAGGATGTGGCCCTCATCGTCGTACACCCAGCCCGAGCCCGCGGCCCCGGACCGGAACCGGGTGGCCGACATCAGGTGCACCACGCCGGGCTCGACCGATCGGGCGATCGCCCGCGTCGCGCGGTTGATGCGCTCGAGGATGTCGTCCTCGCCCAGGACCTGCCGCGCGAGCGTCACCTGCGCCTCGGCCTGCTTGGCCTCGGTCCGCTGCATGATCTCGGGCGCCGCCAGCAGCGCTGCGAGCGCCGTCAGTAGCACCACCGCGGCGGGGCCAAGGGTGATGAATCGTCGCATAGGTTGCCTCCCAACCGTCCGGGAACACGCCATCAGCGGCTGCCGACGCGTGAACCACCAAGATGCCGCCCGGGCCGGAGCCCGGCAGCGCCGGCCTCAGCCGTCACGCATGCCGAACGTCTTTCCGCCGAAGTTTCTTTCGGCTACCCGACGCACCCATTGCATAGCCGCTTCGCGGATGACTGGCCCGAGGTTCGCCACCGGCTGGGCCAAGCCCGGAGTTTTCTCAAGGAGACCCATAACGTCGTGCAGGACAACCACCTGCCCGTGGCAGCCCTGGCCCGCTCCGATGCCGATTACCGGCACCCTGGATCGTGCGACCATTTCGTCGGCAACCTCGTTGGGTACCGCCTCGACCAGCAGCATCGCCGCCCCCGCGTCCTCGAGCGCCTTTGCGTCGCGCAGCACGCGGTCGGCGTCCTCCCGGGTCCGGCCCTGGGCCTTGTAGCCGCTCGTGAGCGCCACGTGCTGGGGCTTGCTGCCCACGTGCGCGCACACCGGGATGCCAGCCGAGGCCATCCGCTTCACCAGCGGGGCAAACGTCTCGTCCGCTTCCAGCTTGACGACGTCGGCCTTGCCCTCGACGAGGAACCGCCCCGCGTTCTCGATCGCGGCGTCGGGGCTGGCCTGGTAGGTCATGAAGGGCATGTCGCCCATGACGACCGTGCCCGGCGCGCCGCGCTTGACGGCCGCCGTCAGTGCAAGCAAGACCTCGAACGGCATGTCGATCGTCCGCGGAAGTCCGAGAATGACCTCGGCCGCCGTATCGCCGACCAGCAGGAGATGGACGCCCGCCTGCTCGAGCAGCTGCGCCATCGACGCGTCGTAGCACGTCAGGCAGGCAAAGGGCTCGTCCTGCCTCGCCATGCGGCCAAGCGTGGCAAGCGTGACGGGCTTTCGCTGCGAAGCGCCCTCGATGATCGAACCCACCGTGCTCACGCGACCATCCTAGGGAGCCTCTCGACGGGGCTCGCCCATCCACGCCTGGGCGATGGGCATCCGCCGCCCGGGTCCGAACGCCACGGGGGTCATCTTCAGCGCCACCCCATACTGCCGCCGCTTGTACTCGTGGATCGCGATCAGCCGGCACATGCGCCGCACCGTGCCCTCGTCGCATCCGGTCTCCGCCGCGATCTCGGCAACGCCCAGCCGCTGCTCGACGCGCATCACCACGATCTCGTCCAGCAGGTCGTACGGCGGGAGCGTGTCGTCGTCGCGCTGGTCGGGCGCCAGTTCGGCGCTCGGCGGCTTGCTGATCGTGCTCTCAGGAATCGGCGGCCGATCGAATCCGAACGCGTCCGGCTTGGCGTTCATCGCGCGCGCAAGCTCATACACGCGCATCTTCGGCAGGTCGGCCAGCGGCGCGATCGCGCCGTTCATGTCGCCGTAGAGCGTGCAGTAACCCACGGCAAGCTCCGTCTTGTTCCCGGTGGTCACGACGAGCGCGTTCAGACGATTGCTCAGCGTCATGATCGACGTGCCGCGGATCCGGCTCTGAAGGTTCTGTTCTGTCACGTCGGGCTGGGCCGCACCCAGCGCTGGCTCGCCCAGGCGCTCGAACACGCCGTCGACGGCCGAGCGGAAGCCCTCCATCGGCGCGGCGATCGGCAGCTCCACGAGCTCCACGCCCAAGTTCGCCGCCAGCGCCTTGGCGTCGGCGAGCGCATGGTCCGACGAGTACGGCCCGGGCATCGCGACCCCGAGCACGTTGTCGGGCCCGAGCGCCCGGACGGACACGGCGCACGCGACGGCCGAATCGATGCCGCCGCTCAGCCCAATGAGCACGCGCCCGAAGCCGGTCTTGCGGACGTAGTCGCGCACGCCCACGGCTAGCGCCTCGCCCAGCGCAACGTCCCGACCCGCCTCAATCATCGAATCGTGCGCCTCGGGAGCGCCCTCGGAGAGCTCGACGATCGTCGGTCCATTGCCCATCCGCGGACCGGCCGCCCGGAGCGTGCCGGTTGGGTCGAACGCGATCGCGTGCCCGTCGAAGATCAGGTCGTCGTTGGCGCCCGACTGGTTCACGCCCAGCACCCACAGGCCGTGCCGCTTCGCGTGCTCGCCGACCAGCGCGAGGTGCCGCTCGTGCTTGCCCTCAACGAACGGGCTGGCCGACGGCGCGACGATCACGCTCGCCCCTGCCGCGGCGAGGGCCGCCACCGGGTCGGCCTTGTCCTGGTACCGCCAGTGCTGGCCGGCGTCGTCGCCCATCCACAGGTCTTCGCAGATCGCAAGCCCCACACGCTCGCCACCAACCTCAACGACGCAGGTCGCGTCGCCCGCCACGAAGTAGCGGTCCTCGTCGAACACGTCGTATGTTGGCAGCAAACGCTTGGCGTACGTGGCCGCGAGCTTGCCTTCTTGGAACACCAGCAGCCCGTTGCGCACGCCCTGGCCGATATGGATCGGGCACCCGACGACGATGGTCGGCCCCGAGGCGCTCAGCGACGCCAGCGACATCGCCCGCTCGTAGCACGCCGCGACGAATCCACGCTCGTACAGTAAGTCTCGCGGCGGATACCCGCACACCGCCAGCTCGGGCAGCACCACCAGATCAACATCGCCCGATGTACGCACGGCCCGCTCGATCAGCGCGGCGTTGCCCGGAAGGTCGCCGATCGTCGGGTTAACGGGGGCCAGGGCGACGCGCATCTGCCGAGGCTACGCCCCCCGTGGGGTGGTCGTGCGGCCCAATCGGGCTCTCAGCACCCGATCGAGCCGCAGCCAGGCGATGGCCAGCCCCGCGCCGGCGATGACGACGACGAGCTCGGCCCCGGCCGTCAGCAACGCAATGGGCGCGAAGCCCCGCGCGTCGAGCCCCAGCAGCTCGGCCGTGCCCATCGCCGCGCCCTCTCGGAAGCCCAGCATGCCCACGGGCGAGAGCGCCCCGGCCAGGAAGTGCCCGCCCGAGATGAGCAGCCCGTCGGTGGGGGAGACGTCGGCGCCCACCAGCTCACCGGCCACGACCCATCGCCACGCCTGCGCGGCGAAATCGACGCCGCGCATCAAGACGACCACCGCGATCCACCGTCCGCTCGCAAGCATGTCCAGTCCCATGTGCAGCTCGCGGATGACCTGCGTGCGTGCGAGCTTCAGGGCGCGCCTGCCGCCGACGCGGCCGATGAGCCGGGCCAGCCGGCGGTGCCCGCGCTTGCCGCTCAGCCGCTTGGCAACGAACACGGTGACAACCGACAGCACGACCATCAGCGCCAAGGCCAGCGGCACCGTCCACGCACCCAGTACGCCGCGCAGCAGGCCGGCCGCGATGAGCGACGCGCTCACGAGCAGCAGCGTCGCCGTCACCGCGCCAAACCATCCGAAGATCATCGCCATCGGTACCTTGTCGCGGTGATTGTGGATCGCGATGCGCGCCAGCAGTCCAATCTTGAACGGCAGGTTCGCCAGGAACGTTGCGAGCGCGTTCGTGGCGATGACGTCCAGCGGCGCGATCCGACGGACCGGCCGGAGCGCCGCCCAGAAGATCAATCCGTTGGCGACCACGCCCACGACGCTCAGGCCGATGAGCGACGCCAGTGCGCCCGGCGGTGCGTCGGCCAGTTGCTTGAGAGATTCGCGATTCTCCTCGCTCAGCGCCAGCCGCACGCACCAGCCCAGCAGCGCAATGCCGATGAGGAAGCCCGCCACCTGCAACGCGATCCGGGTCCCGGACCTCGGGGGCAAGGCTGACTCTTGCGATTGCTGTGCGTCGTCATCCATGCGCGGCGGGCGTTACGGCGGACCGAGGTCGATCAGGATACGCCCCAGCGGCCCGGGGCCGGGCCAGTAGCCCGAAGGCGTCCCCCGCGAGGCAAGCTCGCCGACGGCGCGGGGGGTGAGCACCGGATCGAGCCAGCCCGAGTCGCGCAGCCGGCTCAGCTCCATCTCGTCGATGACGAGCCAACGGACGTCGGCGTCCTTCAGCGCCCGCGCCTGCGCCGCCGGATCGTCGGGGTGGTCTCGCACGACCCGTACGAGCAGCCCCGCGTCCCACGTCGTCGCGTACGCGGGATCGCCCAGGTAGTAGAGCGGCGCGCCGTCTCCGATCAGCAGCACCCGGCCCGAGCCCTCGGGCAGGCGGAAGTTCACCACGCCGTGGGGCGAGGCCTCGGGCTCGAGCTCGCCCGTGAACCACGCCGGCCCGGGCGCGATGAAGATGCCCGGCTGCCCCTGGCCTTCCTTCGAGTACGACCACGCCAGCCAGCCCGACTGCACGACCGCGAAGGCCACGGCCGCCCACAACCCCGCCCTCCCGAACCGCGCGAGCACGACCGCGACGAGCGGCCCGCCCGCCAGCACGATCGGCACGAGGAACCGGCTCTGGATGTGCGTCAGCGCTAGCCACGCGAGCAACTGCAAGCCCAGCCCGACCGCGAGCGCGAAGACCACCCGGTGCCGGCGCACGAACGGCGCGATGACCGCAGCGAGCACGCACGCCGCGGCGAACACGCCCCAGTGCGGATGCAAGAGTCCGCGCATCGACGACCCGCCGGGGAATGGTCCGTTCGGATCGGGCAGGAACATCAACTTCACGCGATCAACCATCGTGCCGTCGAAGGCGTGCCCGCGGGCCCATCGAGAGTGCTGCTCGGCGGTCCAGTGGCCTTCGCCCAGCACGCCAGCGAGCTGCGGGAACACCGGGTTGCCCGTCGCGATTCCGTTCCGCACGAGCCAGGGCAGCAGCGTCGCGATGCCCACGAGCACGCCGAGCCCGCCGCACTTCCACCACGCGCGCACGGGCGTGGTCACGACGAGTACCGCGCCGACGACCGGCCCGACCATGAACAATGCCGTGGGCTTGGCCGCGCAGGCCGATCCGACGAGAAAAGCCGCGAGCGCCCACCGGACCATGTTCGAGCCGGTCGAGAGCGTCGCCAGCAACGCTCCCGCTCCGAGGGCCAGCACCGCCGGCTCGTTGTACGCCAGGCTCCCCGTCACGACCATCCAAGGCGTCGCGAGCACGATGGCGGCCACGCACGTCGCGACGCCCGCGCGCGAGGCGTGATCCTGCGGGATGACCAGCCAGCAGGCGCGCCCGACGAGTACGACCGCCAGCAGCAGCACGACCGCGCTCAGGCACTGGAAGGCCATGAGCCCCACGCCCGAGCCCGCCGCCGGGTGCTCGCCCGCGATGGCCGCGAGGTGGTAGAACGCCGCCTCCACGTATCCCGGCAGGTGCGAGTACACGTTGTGCTCGAGCGGCCCCAGCCGGCCGCCGGCCAGCCACTCGGCCGGGAGCTGGGCGTGGTAGCTCCGCGTGTCGTAGCCCAGCCCCTCGGTGGCCCACAGCCACCCGGGCGGGCTGGCCGACGCCACCACCAGCACCGCGACGCCCGGCACGAGCGCCAGCGCCGCAGGATGCACGCTCGCGCCGTCGTCGCCGCGGCGCTTCAGTAGGTCGGCGGCCAGCAGCACCAACCCCAGCACCACCGGCCCGCCCGCGACGAACCGCCGCCCGCCTGCCCCGAACAGCTCGAACGCCCCGAGCATGCCCATCGCATGGCTGATCGCCAGCAAGATGCCCAGCCCGACCGCCGGCGCGAGCCAGGCCGCCGCCGTCCGGTCTTCCATCCATCGCAACGCCAGGGAGCCCCATCCCCACGCCCCCGCCAGGTACGCCCCGGCCAGCACGCCCGCCGTGGCCCACACGCTCGCGACGGCGACGATCGTCGCCGGCCACGACACCACGCCGATCGCCGAAACGCTCGCGACGGCCACAAGCAGCGCCACCACGAGCAGCCCCGCCAGCTGCTTCGAGCTCACCGCCCGTCCTCGGGTACGACGAAGCCCATGCGGGCCGCCGTCCGCAGCGCGTCGCCGTCCTGCACCAGCCACTGCACGAATTCCGCGCCGGCATCGGTAAACCACGCGGCGTGGTGGACCGTTGCGTCGCCGCGCGGCTGGTCGAGGTAGCCCACAATGCGCACGCGGCTCGCGTCGGCGTCGCTGCCGAAGACCACGCCGAACGACTGCTCGGGCGGCGATCGCTTCGCGAAGTACGAGACGCGCTCGACGATCATCTCGCCGCCATCGAAGTTGCCCGAAGCCAGCGCGACCTCGCCCCACAGGCCGCTCTCGCGCAGCGACGCCCGCGTCCAGCGGCCCAGGGCCGTCCGCTCGAGGGCCACGTGCACCGGGGCCCGCCCCTGGGCCAGTTCGCGGCGATCGAGGGTCGAGCCCTTGGCCACCACGACCGCCAGGGTGTTGCCGAGCCAGGGTCCCTCGCCCATGGGCGTCCGCGTCAGGTCGGCGACCTGGTGCACGCTCTCGCTCAGGTAGGCGTCGGCCTCGGCCCCGCGGTCGAGCCGCATGGCCAGCCAGTCGGCTTGGTCCATTCGGGCCGTTCGAGCTCCCTCATAGAGCAAGAGATCGACGCCGGGCCTCGCGCCCTCATACAGCGGCTCGAGCCGCCGCGCCAACGGGGCGAGCACCGGGTCGACGGCGACGCTCACGGCGACCAGTCCGCGGCCCGGCGTCGACTCGACCCGGCCCGAGGCGTCGGGCCAGCGGCTCACCGTCTCGGGCTTCATCGCGCAGCCGCAGCCCATGAGAACGCAGAACCAGAGCCAGCCAGCGAAGAATCCTCGCACGGCCCATTCTTCGGGTTCTCGGCCCCCCGGGCTTTGTAATGGGCCCGGGGCCCTGAAACCCGGCGGCGGCCCCGCCCAACAATCGAGAGTCCTCCCCCGAAGCCCCCGCCCCGGCGAGACCACCGGAGCCGGTCCCGGAGCCGCCCCATGTACGCCGCAGCCTTCGCCATGAACATCGGAAAGACCGACGACAACCCGCCCGCGACCGACGGCAAGGAATACGTCGAGCCCATGGCTTCCGACGAAGACTGCCAGTGGGGGCTTTGGACGCACCTGGGTCCGCTGCTGGCGGCCGTCGTCACCACGGGTGCCATCGCGCCGCTGGCCATCGCCTGGGGGCTGTACGTGATGCACGTGCCGGGCAAGAACCGTCCGTTCGTGGCCGACCACGGGCGGGAGATGTTCAACTTCGCCCTGAGCTACACGCTCTATTGGACGGTGGGCACCATCGCGGTGGGCATCGTGACGTTCGGCGCGGGCCTGGTCGTGTTCATGCCCGCCCTGATCGTCCTGGGCCTCGTCGGCACGATCCAGGCCAGCATCGCCGGGGCGAAGGGTCGCTACTACCGCTACCCGATGTGCTTCCGGTTCATGAAGTCCGCCGAGGAGCGGGCCGCCGCCAGCGCGGCCTGACCCAGTTGGACGGGCTGGGCCCGGGGTGCGGCTAAACTCTGGCCGGCGTGCCCCTGCTCGAAGCGACCAACCTGCACAAGAGCTTCAACGGGCGCGAGGTCGTGCGCGGCGTCAGCTTTTCCGTCGGTCGGGCCGAGATCGTGGGCCTGCTGGGCCGAAATGGCGCGGGCAAGACCACCAGCTTCCGCATGACCATCGGCATGCTCGCCGCTGACGAGGGCAACGTGCACTTCGACGGCCAGGACGTGGCGCCCCTGCCCATGTACAAGCGGGCTCGCCTGGGCATGGGCTACCTCAGCCAGGAGCCCAGCGTCTTCCAGCGGCTCACGTGCGAGCAAAACCTGCTGGCCATCCTCGAGACGCTGTCGCTCTCTCGCAGCGAGCGCAAGCAAAAGGCCGCCGAGCTGCTCGACCGCTTCGGCCTGACCAAGAAGGCCAAGGAGAAGGCGCGGACCTGCTCGGGCGGCGAGCGTCGCAAGCTCGAGATCGCGCGGGCCCTGGTCACCAACCCACGGATCATCCTGCTCGACGAGCCCTTCAGCGGGGTCGACCCCATCGCCGTCGAAGACCTGCAGCAGGAGATCCGCATGCTGCGCGACGCGGGCATCGCGTGCCTCATCACCGACCACAACGTCCACCAGACGCTGAAGGTCTGCGACCGGGCGTACATCATCAATGACGGCAAGGTTTTCGCCGAGGGCGCCCCGGGCCCGCTCATCAAGAACGAGCTCGTCCGCCAGACCTACCTGGGCGGGCTGTTCCGCGGCGACGAGTTCGATACGCCCGACGCGCCGCCCTCGATCCGCCGGCGTCGCCGGCCGGGCGGCGGCACCTCGACGGAGCCAAGGCCGTGATCGCGCGCACGGCTGTGGTCATCGCACTGGCGTTCCTCGCCGGCTGCACCTCGCGCACGATCGTGGTGACCAGCGAGCCGCCCGGGGCCCTCGTTACGCTCAATGGCGTCGAGGTCGGGGCGACGCCGCTGGAGGTCGGCTTTCGCTACTACGGCCAGTACGACCTGCGCCTCCGCAAGGACGGCTACCAGCCGCTGAGCGCCGCGCCCTGGGCAAACGCGCCGTGGTACGAGTACCCGCCCATCGACTTCGTGCTGCTGCCCTTCCCGATCGAGACCCGGGTGAAGTGGCACTACGAGCTCGAGCCCGTGTCGGTCGAGCAGGACGCGGCCGGCGCGCTGATCGAGCGCGGCGAGCAGATGCGTCGGGCCGTCGAACCGGGCGCGTAGGCGTCAGTCGAGATGGAGCTGGCCGATCTCCGAGGGCCGCGTCGTCGCTGGCGCGTCGCCGTTCAGCCGCGCGGCCACCACGCGACCGATGTACAGCTCGTGATCGGCGTCCATGTCCACGTGCCGAACCACCTCGCAGTCGAAGGCAAGCGCGCTCGACTCAAGGATTGGCGCGCCGGTTTCCAGCGTCACCACCGAGAGCGCGTCGAACGGATCGTGGTACTCCTCGGCCGAGGGATAGCGCTCGAAGCGTCGCCGCATGATGCGGTCCTCGGGTGACACGCTCGAGATCGCGAAGGTCCTCGAGTCGCGGATGAGCGGCTCGATGCGGTGGCCGCGACGCACGGGCACGCAGACGAGCAGCGGCTCGGTCGCGCACAGGTGCACGCCAAGGGCGAGGATGCCGGCCCGATCGCCGTCGTGGCGGGCCAAGAGCAAGTAGAGGCCGGTCGGCAGTCGGTCACAGGCTTCGGCGATGAGCCGCTGCCGAGCGGGATCGAAATTCGTCTCGGTCACGCGATCTCCCGGAGTTGGGGGTCGGGCCCGAGTGTACGGATATCGGGCCGTTGCGGA contains:
- a CDS encoding YdjY domain-containing protein, with the translated sequence MLSACSPPKPTDPTPPTPVSEPAPVRTEVPPPKTEPAETITLAEGLRLNRGERWIELDGFVPIDVRERDRTGYTLVRYLECIAVTPTSGKDHEALIVTSVRPSTIHAALVTLALEPGAPGSVSWDGTRAIMNPATGAPVRVTYRERDEPPPGAPITDYIVHADTGESFDAKANWVFAGSLFEGDRYVADAEGLVVGFHTFGSELVALRRAMSPDSFIEEPRWIAHPERTPEFGDLVTIRITAEASPG
- the murD gene encoding UDP-N-acetylmuramoyl-L-alanine--D-glutamate ligase → MPSLEGKRVTVMGLGRFGGGLGVAKWLHAQGASVLVTDMADAEALAEQVAQLPEGVRTCLGGHDQRDFTSADLVVASPAVARPWANPYLNAATSAGVPITTEIGLVIDRLPERTRVIGVTGTAGKSTTSAMIARALEATGRRVHLGGNIGGSLLEANIQPTDFIVLELSSFMLHWLGQRGWSPGTAVLTNLSPNHLDWHETFEHYEAAKRAIAEQQRPGDLLLCDRWPELATATRVRPIDDLPSLALPGSHNRTNAAMALAAATATLDRHGIDYDRAGLADAIATFPGLPHRLQLVASHAGVSFYNDSKCTTPEATALAVDALADRTPRERIHLVAGGADKGVDLAPIADLTRTLGSLHTIGATGPSIRDRAAGGRVTHDGTLERAFEAAVGRCEPGHAVLLSPGCASWDQFTNYEARGAAFVDLVHRWIAADAQRVQPTQAD
- the panB gene encoding 3-methyl-2-oxobutanoate hydroxymethyltransferase gives rise to the protein MSTVGSIIEGASQRKPVTLATLGRMARQDEPFACLTCYDASMAQLLEQAGVHLLLVGDTAAEVILGLPRTIDMPFEVLLALTAAVKRGAPGTVVMGDMPFMTYQASPDAAIENAGRFLVEGKADVVKLEADETFAPLVKRMASAGIPVCAHVGSKPQHVALTSGYKAQGRTREDADRVLRDAKALEDAGAAMLLVEAVPNEVADEMVARSRVPVIGIGAGQGCHGQVVVLHDVMGLLEKTPGLAQPVANLGPVIREAAMQWVRRVAERNFGGKTFGMRDG
- a CDS encoding aminotransferase class IV, which produces MIVYFNGQFLPAADAHISVFDRGFLFGDGVYEGVRVFENTVICPERHVTRMAAGLAEGRVHWDPRELPGICLELCRRNELADAFMYVQVTRGTPPPGEPVRARTMTTQGEPTVFAFSTPQPAMDHYQKPPTTTLALVEDRRWSRGHLKSISLLGNVLAAYDAQAQGAQEVAMHKDGLLTEACASNIIVSVDGGLATPSLDSASILEGATRARCLALDPGIVERPVGVDELLRADEVMLVGTTSIVTSALEIDGKPVGDGTPGPRAQRLLDLVMDDCRSQVETARRTAKEAVAVG
- a CDS encoding trypsin-like peptidase domain-containing protein gives rise to the protein MRRFITLGPAAVVLLTALAALLAAPEIMQRTEAKQAEAQVTLARQVLGEDDILERINRATRAIARSVEPGVVHLMSATRFRSGAAGSGWVYDDEGHILTNAHVVGGSDVVRVQLYTGRTMDADVVGVDVFTDIAVLKAEDPTGLVALPRATGEMPQQGDRVFAFGSPFNFKFSMSEGIVSGLGRDPNTGAAGSAFTNFIQTDAAVNPGNSGGPLIDVRGRVIGMNVAIATGRSGDSLANPSEGQSAGISFAIPLSTIESIADQLIETGEVARGRLGIAFGGGFRGQREIVDAGVSRGIGVVVGQVTSGGPAERAGIQDNDVIESIGGHPVPTPDILRAVVNTMRPGKEVSVRVWRDGLPIDATVVLDELDSINAIGRPVQLMLDEVLGLDIRLDNQGLVYVQRTADDSPAQRAGLERNQQIVEIDGTTIDSYTEFLDAMAASRVSLGRRMTVLVRDPGEEATREISIRVRP